The Streptomyces sp. NBC_00440 genome contains a region encoding:
- a CDS encoding DUF397 domain-containing protein — translation MADAHDKDRKEREKEELYALDISGVEWQGAPGTSEHEERVEIAYLPDGAVAMRSSIDHGTVLRYTEAEWRAFVLGARDGEFDLEPAPHNGGTTSAAAE, via the coding sequence ATGGCTGACGCACACGACAAGGACCGCAAGGAACGCGAGAAGGAAGAGCTCTACGCCCTCGACATCTCCGGTGTCGAGTGGCAGGGCGCACCCGGCACCTCGGAGCACGAGGAGCGGGTCGAGATCGCGTACCTGCCGGACGGGGCCGTGGCCATGAGGTCGTCCATCGACCACGGAACAGTGCTGCGGTACACGGAAGCGGAATGGCGCGCCTTCGTGCTGGGCGCCCGCGACGGCGAATTCGACCTGGAGCCCGCACCGCACAACGGCGGAACCACGAGCGCCGCCGCGGAGTAG
- the ctaD gene encoding aa3-type cytochrome oxidase subunit I, whose protein sequence is MTTRATEDSPTSDDDYDSEVPVRRRRPGSIIVSWATTTDHKTIGTMYLATSFAFFCIGGVMALLMRAELARPGTQIVSNEQFNQAFTMHGTIMLLMFATPLFIGFTNWIMPLQIGAPDVAFPRLNLFAYWLYLLGALIVMGGFLTPDGAADFGWFAYSPLTSTVHSPGVGADLWIMGLAFQGFGTILGSVNFITTIICMRAPGMTMFRMPIFVWNALLTAVLVLLAFPVLAAALLVLEADRKFGAHVFDAANGGALLWQHLFWFFGHPEVYIIALPFFGIVTEIIPVFSRKPVFGYIGLVGATISIAGLSVTVWAHHMFVTGGVLLPFFSFMTFLIAVPTGVKFFNWIGTMWKGSLSFETPMLWSIGFLVTFLFGGLTGVILASPPMDFHVSDSYFVVAHFHYVVFGTVVFAMFAGFYFWWPKFTGKMLDERLGKINFWTLFVGFHGTFLVQHWLGAEGMPRRYADYLAADGFTTLNTISSISSFLLGLSLLPFFYNVWKTAKYGKPVMVDDPWGYGRSLEWATSCPPPRHNFTTLPRIRSEGPAFDLHYPAINALEAAGHAAASSPSSATGAGDE, encoded by the coding sequence GTGACGACGAGGGCCACCGAGGATTCACCCACGTCCGATGACGATTACGACAGCGAGGTACCGGTACGCCGCAGGCGTCCCGGAAGCATCATCGTCAGCTGGGCGACCACGACCGATCACAAGACGATCGGCACGATGTATCTGGCCACATCGTTCGCCTTTTTCTGCATCGGCGGCGTGATGGCGCTCCTGATGCGTGCCGAGCTGGCGCGGCCCGGTACGCAGATCGTGTCGAACGAGCAGTTCAACCAGGCGTTCACGATGCACGGCACGATCATGCTGCTGATGTTCGCGACGCCGCTCTTCATCGGCTTCACCAACTGGATCATGCCGTTGCAGATCGGGGCGCCCGATGTGGCGTTCCCCCGGCTGAACCTCTTCGCCTACTGGCTGTATCTGCTGGGCGCACTGATCGTGATGGGCGGCTTCCTCACCCCGGACGGGGCGGCCGACTTCGGCTGGTTCGCGTACTCGCCACTGACCAGCACGGTCCACTCCCCCGGGGTCGGCGCGGATCTGTGGATCATGGGGCTGGCCTTCCAGGGCTTCGGCACGATCCTCGGTTCGGTCAACTTCATCACCACGATCATCTGTATGCGCGCACCCGGCATGACGATGTTCCGTATGCCGATCTTCGTGTGGAACGCGCTGCTGACCGCCGTGCTCGTGCTGCTGGCCTTCCCCGTACTGGCCGCCGCGCTGCTCGTGCTGGAGGCGGACCGGAAGTTCGGCGCCCATGTCTTCGACGCGGCCAATGGCGGGGCCCTGCTGTGGCAGCACCTCTTCTGGTTCTTCGGGCATCCGGAGGTGTACATCATCGCGTTGCCGTTCTTCGGGATCGTCACCGAGATCATTCCGGTGTTCTCCCGCAAGCCGGTCTTCGGTTACATCGGCCTGGTCGGGGCCACGATCTCCATCGCCGGGCTCTCGGTGACGGTGTGGGCCCACCACATGTTCGTCACCGGCGGTGTCCTCCTGCCGTTCTTCTCCTTCATGACCTTCCTGATCGCGGTGCCGACCGGTGTGAAGTTCTTCAACTGGATCGGCACGATGTGGAAGGGATCGCTGTCCTTCGAGACACCGATGCTGTGGTCCATCGGCTTCCTGGTCACGTTCCTCTTCGGTGGTCTGACCGGTGTCATCCTGGCTTCGCCCCCGATGGACTTCCACGTGTCCGACTCGTACTTCGTGGTCGCGCACTTCCATTACGTGGTGTTCGGGACCGTGGTCTTCGCGATGTTCGCCGGCTTCTATTTCTGGTGGCCGAAGTTCACCGGCAAGATGCTGGACGAGCGGCTCGGCAAGATCAACTTCTGGACGCTGTTCGTGGGCTTCCACGGCACGTTCCTGGTACAGCACTGGCTGGGCGCCGAGGGTATGCCCCGGCGTTACGCGGACTACCTCGCCGCTGACGGCTTCACCACGCTGAACACCATTTCGAGCATCAGCTCCTTCCTGCTGGGGCTTTCGCTGCTGCCGTTCTTCTACAACGTCTGGAAGACGGCCAAGTACGGCAAGCCCGTCATGGTCGACGACCCTTGGGGCTACGGCCGTTCGCTCGAATGGGCGACGTCCTGCCCGCCGCCCCGGCACAACTTCACGACCCTCCCGAGGATCCGCTCCGAGGGCCCGGCGTTCGACCTCCACTACCCCGCGATCAACGCTCTCGAAGCTGCGGGGCACGCGGCGGCCTCCTCCCCCTCGTCAGCAACGGGCGCCGGAGACGAGTAG
- the rpsO gene encoding 30S ribosomal protein S15, with protein MSLDAATKKQIMTEFGQKEGDTGSPEVQVAMLSRRISDLTEHLKMHKHDHHSRRGLLILVGQRRRLLQYLAKKDIQRFRALVDRLGIRRGAAGGAK; from the coding sequence GTGTCGCTCGACGCCGCTACGAAGAAGCAGATCATGACCGAGTTCGGCCAGAAGGAAGGCGACACCGGTTCCCCCGAGGTTCAGGTCGCCATGCTCTCGCGCCGCATCTCGGACCTGACTGAGCACCTCAAGATGCACAAGCACGACCACCACTCCCGCCGGGGTCTGCTGATCCTGGTCGGCCAGCGTCGCCGCCTTCTCCAGTACCTGGCCAAGAAGGACATCCAGCGCTTCCGTGCGCTGGTCGACCGCCTCGGCATCCGCCGCGGTGCGGCCGGCGGCGCCAAGTAA
- a CDS encoding polyribonucleotide nucleotidyltransferase, with product MENETHYAEAVIDNGTFGTRTIRFETGRLAKQAAGSAVAYLDDDTMVLSATSASKKPKDQLDFFPLTVDVEERQYAAGKIPGSFFRREGRPSEDAILTCRLIDRPLRPSFKKGLRNEIQIVETIMALNPDHLYDVVAINAASCSTMLAGLPFSGPIGGTRVALIKGQWVAFPTHTELEDAVFDMVVAGRVLDDGDVAIMMVEAEATEKTIQLVKDGAEAPTEEVVAAGLEAAKPFIKALCKAQSDLAAKAAKPTGEFPVFLDYQDDVLEALTAAVRTELAKALTIAGKQEREAELDRVKEIAVEKLLPKFEGREKEISGAYRALTKSVVRERVIKDKVRIDGRGVTDIRTLAAEVEAIPRVHGSALFERGETQILGVTTLNMLRMEQQLDTLSPVTRKRYMHNYNFPPYSVGETGRVGSPKRREIGHGALAERAIVPVLPTREEFPYAIRQVSEALGSNGSTSMGSVCASTMSLLNAGVPLKAAVAGIAMGLISQEIDGKTHYVALTDILGAEDAYGDMDFKVAGTKQFVTALQLDTKLDGIPASVLAAALKQARDARLHILDVMNEAIDVPDEMSPNAPRIITVKIPVDKIGEVIGPKGKMINQIQEDTGADITIEDDGTIYIGAQQGSQAEAARTTINSIANPTMPEVGERYLGTVVKTTTFGAFVSLMPGKDGLLHISQIRKLAGGKRVENVEDVLAVGSKVQVEIGEIDSRGKLSLVPVIEGEEDEKKDDADK from the coding sequence GTGGAGAACGAGACCCACTACGCCGAGGCCGTTATTGACAACGGAACCTTCGGCACCCGCACCATCCGCTTCGAGACGGGCCGCCTGGCCAAGCAGGCCGCCGGCTCCGCCGTGGCGTACCTGGACGACGACACCATGGTGCTGTCGGCCACCAGCGCTTCCAAGAAGCCCAAGGACCAGCTCGACTTCTTCCCCCTCACGGTGGACGTCGAGGAGCGGCAGTACGCGGCCGGCAAGATCCCCGGCTCCTTCTTCCGCCGCGAGGGCCGCCCCTCCGAGGACGCGATCCTCACCTGCCGCCTGATCGACCGGCCGCTGCGCCCCTCCTTCAAGAAGGGCCTGCGCAACGAGATCCAGATCGTCGAGACGATCATGGCGCTCAACCCCGACCACCTGTACGACGTGGTCGCGATCAACGCCGCCTCCTGCTCCACGATGCTGGCCGGCCTGCCCTTCTCCGGCCCGATCGGCGGCACCCGCGTCGCTCTGATCAAGGGCCAGTGGGTCGCCTTCCCGACGCACACCGAGCTTGAGGACGCCGTCTTCGACATGGTCGTCGCGGGCCGCGTGCTCGATGACGGCGACGTCGCGATCATGATGGTCGAGGCCGAGGCCACCGAGAAGACCATCCAGCTCGTCAAGGACGGCGCCGAGGCTCCGACCGAAGAGGTCGTCGCCGCCGGTCTCGAAGCCGCGAAGCCCTTCATCAAGGCGCTCTGCAAGGCCCAGTCCGACCTCGCCGCCAAGGCCGCCAAGCCCACCGGCGAGTTCCCGGTCTTCCTCGACTACCAGGACGACGTCCTGGAGGCGCTCACCGCCGCGGTCAGGACCGAGCTCGCCAAGGCGCTCACCATCGCCGGCAAGCAGGAGCGCGAGGCCGAGCTGGACCGCGTCAAGGAGATCGCCGTCGAGAAGCTGCTCCCGAAGTTCGAGGGCCGCGAGAAGGAGATCTCCGGCGCGTACCGCGCGCTGACCAAGTCCGTCGTGCGTGAGCGCGTCATCAAGGACAAGGTCCGCATCGACGGCCGCGGCGTCACGGACATCCGTACGCTCGCCGCCGAGGTCGAGGCCATCCCGCGCGTGCACGGCTCGGCGCTCTTCGAGCGTGGCGAGACCCAGATCCTGGGCGTCACCACCCTCAACATGCTCCGCATGGAGCAGCAGCTGGACACCCTCTCCCCGGTGACCCGCAAGCGCTACATGCACAACTACAACTTCCCGCCGTACTCCGTCGGTGAGACCGGCCGCGTGGGCTCGCCCAAGCGCCGCGAGATCGGCCACGGAGCGCTCGCCGAGCGCGCCATCGTGCCGGTGCTGCCGACGCGCGAGGAGTTCCCGTACGCGATCCGCCAGGTCTCCGAGGCGCTGGGCTCCAACGGCTCGACGTCCATGGGCTCGGTCTGCGCCTCCACCATGTCCCTGCTGAACGCCGGTGTGCCCCTCAAGGCCGCCGTCGCCGGTATCGCCATGGGCCTCATCTCGCAGGAGATCGACGGCAAGACGCACTACGTCGCCCTCACCGACATCCTCGGTGCGGAGGACGCCTACGGCGACATGGACTTCAAGGTCGCCGGTACCAAGCAGTTCGTGACTGCGCTCCAGCTCGACACCAAGCTCGACGGCATCCCCGCCTCGGTCCTGGCCGCCGCGCTGAAGCAGGCCCGTGACGCACGCCTCCACATCCTCGACGTGATGAACGAGGCCATCGACGTCCCGGACGAGATGTCCCCGAACGCCCCGCGGATCATCACCGTCAAGATCCCGGTGGACAAGATCGGTGAGGTCATCGGCCCCAAGGGCAAGATGATCAACCAGATCCAGGAGGACACCGGCGCCGACATCACGATCGAGGACGACGGCACCATCTACATCGGTGCCCAGCAGGGTTCGCAGGCCGAGGCCGCGCGCACCACGATCAACTCGATCGCCAACCCGACCATGCCGGAGGTCGGCGAGCGTTACCTGGGCACGGTCGTCAAGACCACGACCTTCGGTGCGTTCGTGTCGCTCATGCCGGGCAAGGACGGCCTGCTGCACATCTCGCAGATCCGCAAGCTCGCCGGTGGCAAGCGCGTGGAGAACGTCGAGGACGTGCTCGCGGTCGGCTCCAAGGTCCAGGTCGAGATCGGCGAGATCGACTCCCGCGGCAAGCTCTCCCTCGTCCCCGTCATCGAGGGCGAAGAAGACGAGAAGAAGGACGACGCCGACAAGTGA
- a CDS encoding M16 family metallopeptidase, producing the protein MTSRSSVTTARTSSEARAVARTQSHLTDENGSSAFKDGNVSNAGAPSDTVRRTVLPGGLRIVTETVPSVRSATFGIWANVGSRDETPSLNGATHYLEHLLFKGTEKRSALDISATIDAVGGEMNAFTAKEYTCYYARVLDSDLPLAIDVVCDMLTGSLITAEDVEAERGVILEEIAMTEDDPGDVVHDLFAQTMFGDTPLGRPVLGTVDTVNGLSRSQIARFYKKHYDPTHLVVAAAGNIDHDTVVRQVSEAFERAGALSRTDAVPVDPRSGSRILRSAGGVDLLNRKTEQAHIVLGMPGLARTDDRRWALGVLNTALGGGMSSRLFQEVREKRGLAYSVYSYTSGFADCGLFGIYAGCRPNQVHDVLKICRDELDRAANEGVTDEEIRRAVGQLAGSTVLGMEDTGALMNRIGKSELCWGTQMSVDEMLERITAVTPDEVRAVAHDILGQRPSLSVIGPLKDKQADRLHEAVS; encoded by the coding sequence GTGACGTCCCGTAGTTCCGTGACGACGGCCCGCACCTCATCGGAGGCGCGGGCCGTCGCCCGTACCCAGAGCCACCTCACGGACGAGAACGGCAGCAGTGCATTCAAGGACGGAAACGTGAGCAACGCCGGAGCACCCAGCGACACGGTCCGCAGGACCGTCCTCCCCGGCGGTCTGCGCATCGTCACCGAGACCGTCCCCTCAGTGCGCTCGGCGACATTCGGGATCTGGGCGAACGTCGGATCCCGGGATGAGACGCCGTCCCTCAACGGAGCCACCCACTACCTGGAACACCTCCTCTTCAAGGGCACCGAGAAGCGCAGCGCCCTCGACATCTCCGCCACGATCGACGCGGTCGGCGGCGAGATGAACGCCTTCACGGCGAAGGAGTACACCTGCTACTACGCCCGGGTCCTGGACAGTGATCTGCCGCTGGCCATAGACGTCGTCTGCGACATGCTGACCGGTTCGCTGATCACCGCCGAGGACGTCGAGGCCGAGCGCGGCGTCATCCTCGAAGAGATCGCGATGACCGAGGACGACCCCGGCGACGTCGTCCACGACCTCTTCGCACAGACGATGTTCGGCGACACCCCGCTCGGCCGCCCGGTCCTCGGCACCGTCGACACCGTCAACGGGCTCAGCCGCAGCCAGATCGCCCGCTTCTACAAGAAGCACTACGACCCGACCCACCTCGTCGTCGCCGCCGCCGGCAACATCGACCACGACACGGTGGTACGCCAGGTCAGCGAGGCGTTCGAGCGCGCGGGCGCGCTGTCCCGTACCGACGCCGTACCGGTGGACCCGCGCTCCGGCTCCCGCATCCTGCGTTCCGCGGGCGGCGTCGACCTGCTGAACCGCAAGACCGAGCAGGCGCACATCGTCCTCGGGATGCCGGGCCTGGCCAGGACCGACGACCGGCGGTGGGCGCTCGGCGTCCTCAACACCGCGCTCGGCGGCGGAATGAGCTCCCGCCTCTTCCAGGAGGTACGGGAGAAGCGCGGCCTCGCCTACAGCGTGTACTCGTACACCTCGGGCTTCGCCGACTGCGGTCTCTTCGGCATCTACGCGGGCTGCCGCCCCAACCAGGTCCACGACGTCCTGAAGATCTGCCGGGACGAGCTCGACCGGGCCGCGAACGAAGGGGTGACCGACGAGGAGATCCGCCGCGCGGTCGGCCAGCTCGCCGGTTCCACGGTGCTCGGCATGGAGGACACCGGGGCGCTGATGAACCGCATAGGCAAGAGCGAACTGTGCTGGGGCACCCAGATGTCGGTCGACGAGATGCTGGAGCGGATCACCGCGGTCACCCCGGATGAAGTCCGCGCGGTCGCCCACGACATATTGGGACAGCGCCCCTCGCTGTCGGTGATCGGGCCGCTGAAGGACAAGCAGGCGGACCGCCTCCACGAAGCGGTCTCCTGA
- the dapB gene encoding 4-hydroxy-tetrahydrodipicolinate reductase: MSSKLRVAVLGARGRIGSEAARAVDAADDLELVAALDRDDELDALTVSGAQAAIDLTHPDSVMSNLEFCVRNGIHGVVGTTGWTDDRVAQLRSWLDASPETGVLIAPNFSIGAVLTMTFAQAAARFFESVEVIELHHPNKADAPSGTAQRTAQLIAAAREMAGCAPQPDATSTALDGARGADVDGVPVHSVRLRGLLAHQEVLLGGEGETLTIRHDSLHHSSFMPGILLGTRRVVTTPGLTFGLEHFLDLS; the protein is encoded by the coding sequence ATGAGCAGCAAGCTGCGCGTCGCGGTCCTCGGCGCCCGGGGCCGTATCGGCTCCGAAGCCGCACGGGCCGTCGACGCCGCCGACGACCTGGAACTGGTCGCCGCCCTCGATCGTGACGACGAGCTCGACGCGCTCACCGTGTCCGGTGCCCAGGCGGCCATCGACCTGACGCATCCCGACTCGGTGATGAGCAACCTGGAATTCTGCGTACGCAACGGAATCCACGGCGTCGTCGGCACCACGGGCTGGACCGACGACCGCGTCGCGCAGCTCCGCTCCTGGCTCGACGCCTCCCCGGAGACGGGCGTCCTCATCGCCCCGAACTTCTCCATCGGTGCCGTGCTCACCATGACGTTCGCCCAGGCGGCAGCGCGCTTCTTCGAGTCCGTCGAAGTGATCGAGCTGCACCACCCGAACAAGGCGGACGCCCCGTCGGGCACCGCGCAGCGCACCGCTCAGCTCATCGCGGCCGCCCGGGAGATGGCCGGCTGCGCCCCGCAGCCGGACGCCACGAGCACCGCACTGGACGGTGCCCGCGGCGCCGACGTCGACGGCGTCCCGGTGCACTCCGTACGGCTGCGCGGCCTCCTGGCCCACCAGGAGGTGCTCCTGGGCGGTGAGGGCGAGACCCTCACCATCCGGCACGACTCCCTGCACCACAGCAGCTTCATGCCGGGCATCCTGCTCGGCACGCGCCGCGTGGTCACCACCCCCGGCCTCACCTTCGGCCTGGAACACTTCCTCGATCTGAGCTGA
- a CDS encoding tetratricopeptide repeat protein: MRAKITYLVTAAVLVFYFVLVGSRGVLLIENGTLLTVTFGVAVLILPLIGIWFLWKNTQFVRRANRLAAELDAEGGLPVDELVRTPSGRIDRDSADRVFVRRKEETEDSPDDWRCWFRLAVAYQDARDTPRARKAMQRAIALHAGRPVSI, from the coding sequence ATGCGCGCAAAGATCACCTACCTCGTCACGGCCGCCGTCCTGGTCTTCTACTTCGTCCTGGTCGGCAGCCGGGGCGTGCTGCTCATCGAGAACGGCACGCTGCTCACGGTCACCTTCGGCGTGGCCGTGCTGATCCTGCCGCTGATCGGCATCTGGTTCCTGTGGAAGAACACCCAGTTCGTCCGGCGGGCCAACCGGCTCGCCGCCGAACTGGACGCCGAAGGCGGCCTGCCCGTCGACGAGTTGGTGCGTACGCCCAGCGGCCGGATCGACCGCGACTCGGCCGACCGGGTCTTCGTCCGCCGCAAGGAGGAGACCGAGGACAGCCCGGACGACTGGCGCTGCTGGTTCCGCCTCGCGGTCGCCTACCAGGACGCCAGGGACACCCCGCGCGCCCGCAAGGCCATGCAGCGTGCCATCGCCCTGCATGCGGGCAGGCCCGTCAGTATCTGA
- the thyX gene encoding FAD-dependent thymidylate synthase, whose amino-acid sequence MSDTPTSDPKPSFRSDVTVELVKHSASDSDVLWAARVSTAGEQSLEELRKDPERSKGLINYLMRDRHGSPFEHNSMTFFISAPIFVFREFMRHRVGWSYNEESGRYRELEPVFYVPGESRKLVQQGRPGKYEFVEGTAAQQELTGRVMEDSYRQAYDAYQEMLAAGVAREVARAVLPVGLFSSMYATCNARSLMHFLGLRTQHELARTPSFPQREIEMVGEQMEEHWNKLMPLTHAAFNANGRVAP is encoded by the coding sequence GTGAGTGACACTCCCACCTCAGACCCCAAGCCGAGCTTCCGCAGCGACGTCACCGTCGAGCTGGTGAAGCACAGCGCGAGCGATTCGGACGTGCTGTGGGCGGCCCGAGTCTCCACGGCGGGTGAGCAGTCGCTCGAAGAGCTCCGGAAGGACCCCGAGCGCTCCAAGGGGCTCATCAACTATCTGATGCGGGACCGGCACGGCAGTCCCTTCGAGCACAACTCGATGACCTTCTTCATCAGCGCCCCGATCTTCGTGTTCCGTGAGTTCATGCGGCACCGCGTCGGCTGGTCGTACAACGAGGAATCCGGCCGCTACAGGGAGCTGGAGCCGGTCTTCTACGTACCGGGCGAGTCCCGCAAGTTGGTCCAGCAGGGCCGTCCCGGCAAGTACGAGTTCGTCGAGGGCACCGCGGCCCAGCAGGAGCTCACCGGTCGCGTCATGGAGGACTCCTACCGGCAGGCCTACGACGCCTACCAGGAGATGTTGGCCGCCGGCGTGGCCCGCGAGGTGGCCAGGGCGGTGCTGCCCGTCGGCCTGTTCTCGTCGATGTACGCGACGTGCAATGCCCGGTCGCTGATGCACTTCCTCGGCCTGCGCACGCAGCACGAGCTGGCGCGGACGCCGTCCTTCCCGCAGCGGGAGATCGAGATGGTCGGGGAGCAGATGGAAGAGCACTGGAACAAGCTCATGCCGCTGACTCATGCGGCCTTCAATGCCAACGGACGGGTCGCCCCATAG
- the dapA gene encoding 4-hydroxy-tetrahydrodipicolinate synthase yields the protein MAPISTPQTPFGRVLTAMVTPFTADGALDIDGAQRLATHLVEAGNDGLVVNGTTGESPTTSDAEKNDLVRAVREAVGDRAHVIAGVGTNDTRHSLELARAAETAGAHGLLAVTPYYNKPPQEGLLRHFTAIADSTGLPVMLYDIPGRSGVPINTETIVRLAEHPRIVANKDAKGDLGRASWAIARSGLAWYSGDDMLNLPLFSVGACGFVSVVGHLVTPELRALLEAYLAGDVQKATEIHQRLLPVFTGMFRTQGVITTKAALGLQGLPAGPLRLPLVELAPEETAQLKIDLAAGGVEL from the coding sequence ATGGCTCCGATCTCCACTCCGCAGACCCCCTTCGGGCGGGTCCTCACCGCCATGGTCACGCCCTTCACGGCGGACGGCGCGCTCGACATCGACGGCGCGCAGCGGCTTGCCACCCATCTGGTGGAAGCAGGCAATGACGGCCTGGTCGTCAACGGCACCACGGGCGAGTCCCCGACCACCAGCGACGCGGAGAAAAACGACCTCGTGCGGGCGGTACGGGAAGCGGTCGGAGACCGTGCTCACGTCATCGCGGGTGTAGGCACCAACGACACCCGGCACAGCCTGGAGCTGGCCCGAGCGGCCGAGACCGCGGGCGCGCACGGCCTGCTCGCCGTGACGCCGTACTACAACAAGCCGCCGCAGGAAGGCCTGCTCCGGCACTTCACCGCCATCGCGGACTCCACCGGGCTGCCCGTCATGCTGTACGACATTCCGGGCCGCAGCGGTGTGCCGATCAACACCGAGACGATCGTCAGGCTGGCAGAGCACCCGCGCATCGTGGCCAACAAGGACGCCAAGGGCGACCTCGGCCGTGCCAGCTGGGCCATCGCGCGCAGCGGCCTGGCCTGGTACTCCGGCGACGACATGCTGAATCTGCCGCTCTTCTCGGTGGGCGCGTGCGGATTCGTCTCCGTCGTCGGCCATCTCGTCACCCCTGAGCTGCGAGCCCTCCTGGAGGCGTACCTCGCGGGCGACGTCCAGAAGGCGACCGAGATCCACCAGCGTCTGCTGCCCGTCTTCACCGGCATGTTCCGGACGCAGGGAGTGATCACGACGAAGGCCGCGCTGGGCCTCCAGGGCCTGCCTGCCGGACCGCTCCGGCTTCCTCTGGTGGAACTTGCCCCTGAGGAAACGGCCCAGCTCAAGATCGATCTTGCCGCCGGCGGGGTAGAACTTTAA
- a CDS encoding ribonuclease J, with product MSHPHPELGAPPKLPKNGLRVTPLGGLGEIGRNMTVFEYGGRLLIVDCGVLFPEEEQPGIDLILPDFTTIKDRLDDVEGIVLTHGHEDHIGGVPYLLRLKPDIPLIGSKLTLALIEAKLQEHRIRPYTLEVTEGQRERIGVFDCEFIAVNHSIPDALAVAIRTPAGMAVATGDFKMDQLPLDGRLTDLHAFARLSEEGIDLLLSDSTNAEVPGFVPPERDISNVLRTVFANAQKRIIVASFASHVHRIQQILDAAHEYGRRVAFVGRSMVRNMGIARDLGYLKVPAGLVVDVKTLDDLPDDEVVLVCTGSQGEPMAALSRMANRDHQIRIVQGDTVILASSLIPGNENAVYRVINGLTRWGADVVHKGNAKVHVSGHASAGELLYFYNICRPKNLMPVHGEWRHLRANAELGAKTGVPKDHIVIAEDGVVVDLVDGKARIVGKVQAGYVYVDGLSVGDVTETHLKDRRILGDEGIISVFIVVDSSSGKIVGGPHIQARGSGIDDGAFSAVVPKIEDALNKSAQDGVLEPHQLQQLIRRTVGKWVSDGYRRRPMILPVVVEV from the coding sequence TTGAGTCATCCGCATCCTGAACTCGGCGCACCGCCGAAGCTTCCGAAGAACGGCCTGCGCGTCACCCCGCTCGGCGGTCTCGGCGAGATCGGCCGGAACATGACGGTCTTCGAATACGGAGGCCGGCTGCTGATCGTCGACTGCGGCGTGCTCTTCCCCGAGGAGGAGCAGCCGGGCATCGACCTGATCCTGCCCGATTTCACCACCATCAAGGACCGTCTCGACGACGTCGAGGGCATCGTGCTCACGCACGGCCACGAGGACCACATCGGCGGTGTGCCCTATCTGCTCCGGCTGAAGCCGGACATCCCGCTGATCGGCTCCAAGCTGACGCTGGCGCTCATCGAGGCGAAGCTCCAGGAGCACCGGATCCGCCCGTACACCCTCGAAGTCACCGAGGGACAGCGCGAGCGCATCGGGGTCTTCGACTGCGAGTTCATCGCGGTCAACCACTCCATTCCCGATGCCCTCGCGGTCGCGATCCGCACCCCGGCGGGCATGGCCGTCGCCACCGGCGACTTCAAGATGGACCAGCTGCCGCTGGACGGCCGCCTCACCGACCTGCACGCCTTCGCGCGGCTGAGCGAAGAGGGCATCGACCTTCTCCTCTCGGACTCGACGAACGCCGAGGTCCCCGGCTTCGTGCCGCCCGAGCGCGACATCTCCAATGTCCTGCGCACGGTCTTCGCCAACGCCCAGAAGCGCATCATCGTGGCCAGCTTCGCCAGCCATGTGCACCGCATCCAGCAGATCCTCGACGCGGCGCACGAGTACGGGCGAAGGGTGGCGTTCGTCGGCCGGTCGATGGTCCGGAACATGGGTATCGCCCGTGACCTGGGCTATCTGAAGGTCCCCGCGGGTCTGGTCGTCGACGTCAAGACGCTCGACGACCTTCCGGACGACGAGGTCGTGCTGGTCTGCACCGGCTCGCAGGGCGAGCCGATGGCCGCCCTTTCCCGGATGGCCAACCGGGACCACCAGATCCGGATCGTCCAGGGCGACACCGTGATCCTGGCCTCGTCGCTCATCCCGGGCAACGAGAACGCGGTCTACCGCGTGATCAACGGGCTCACCCGCTGGGGAGCCGACGTCGTCCACAAGGGCAATGCCAAGGTCCACGTCTCGGGCCACGCGTCGGCCGGCGAGCTGCTGTACTTCTACAACATCTGCCGCCCGAAGAACCTGATGCCGGTGCACGGCGAATGGCGCCATCTGCGCGCCAACGCCGAGCTCGGCGCGAAGACGGGTGTTCCCAAGGACCACATCGTCATCGCTGAGGACGGCGTCGTGGTCGACCTGGTCGACGGCAAGGCGAGAATCGTCGGCAAGGTCCAAGCGGGCTATGTGTACGTCGACGGCCTCTCGGTCGGCGATGTCACCGAGACCCACCTCAAGGACCGCCGCATCCTCGGCGACGAGGGCATCATTTCTGTCTTCATCGTGGTCGACAGCTCCAGCGGCAAGATCGTGGGCGGCCCCCACATCCAGGCCAGGGGCTCCGGCATCGACGACGGTGCGTTCAGTGCCGTCGTACCGAAGATCGAGGACGCCCTGAACAAGTCGGCCCAGGACGGCGTTCTGGAGCCGCATCAGCTCCAGCAGCTGATCCGTCGCACGGTGGGCAAGTGGGTCTCGGACGGCTATCGCAGGCGCCCGATGATCCTTCCCGTCGTCGTCGAGGTCTGA